The region GCAAGTCTTTCAAATAGCCTCTTATTAGTTTTAATGATTTGCCTAGGTTCTCAAAACTTAAGCGATAGACATAATATAAATTTAGGATTCTCTTCTACAGAAAGTTATCCTACAGGTTTTTTAGTGGGTATTTCTATTGCACTTGGGTCACTAAGTGGTGGTTTAACTGCAAGCTTAATAACGACTTCTAGAAATAAAGAATATTGATAAAAATCTATTCTATTTATCTATAGATAACAAACAATCATCTATTAATATTCTGCTAATACCTTTAGAAAGCAAATAAGAAGAAGAAAGCATAAAAACTCTAGAGTCAGGAACTTTTAGTACCTTTTGATTTCTTGAACAAAGACGTTTAGCATCACGCTGATTACTAAAAAGAGGAAGAGCAAGTCTATTTTGATCATCTTCTGACAGAAAACTCCAATCAGAGAAATCCTTAAGAGGTTTTGCCTCAAGTTCTACTTTCCTATCTATTAGCATATATACAATTTGAGGGAAAGAATATTCTTCTAGAGGTATACAAGCAACCTCTTTTTGTTCATCCCAAGAGTGTTCTTCAGTTAACGGTGCAATTTCTGTAAATACATCAACATCATGCTTTGGTGTATCAACCAGATTCTTTTGTTCGGATTTAAGCATTTCAGAAGATGACTCGTCAAAAGATTCGCAATCCTTTAGGTCCATTTCTTTTGCAATGGTCTCAGAACTTTCAATGGGCGCAGCAAAATCAGTATCTATTGAAGAAGAAAGATCCAAAGGTTTGACCTTTCGTCTTTTCCCTTTTAATTCTGAATATTCTTCTTCAGTCAATACAGTTTTCACTGTTCTAGTAACGGTACTTGGAGTACACCCATACTCCCTCGCAAGAACCGTTAAAGACTTACCAGAGAGGAAGCCTTCTAATATCTGCTTTTTTACAATTTCCGTGATTTTTCGGGCCAAAAATTTTTTAGAGAGCTAACCATACAAACCTACTTTGCCAACTCTCCTGAATGTGCAAAATGTGAAGAATGAATGCTACAGATAAAAAACCATCTCGATCAACAATTAAAAAGTTCCTACCACAAAAAGCATTCAGATGAAAAGTTACTATATAGTAACAACCTAAAGATAAACCATATCAGTTAAAATCACCTTCATAAGTCTAAGGTCTTAGAAAGTTTGAACAAAACTGCGGATAAAAAATAAAGAATTTATCCTATAGATCCAACATGGTTATATAAAAGTGATACTTAGAATTCATTTCTAGAAAAGACTTGAATGAAGTTTAGGCTTGCAAAAAATGACCAATAAACAGCAATTATATGAAAACAAGTAAATAATTAGCAATTTATAAACAGCAAGTATATAAGGTCTAAAATTTATTTAATGCCAGTTTAAAACTAAACAAATATTTTTTCTAAACTATTTTTCTTATCAAATGCAAGTCAATATTAATGAGAACAAATATTCTAAATAGATTCTGATGGAATAGAACCTCATTATAGAAAGTCTACTTTCTTTCAAGAGCAACGATGTAATTTTTGGATACTTATAATCTCTTTAGCTAATAAAATGGTATCTTTCTGCCATTTATAAATGAAATTATCTTCAGGCTTAAATTTTAATGGATTACATGACCGATAAGTCAGTAAAGTAAAAATAGTTGAAGGGATGTTGGGATTACTCTCGCTCTTAACAACTCAAGGGGCTTATAGAAAAACCCAACGCAAATCATCGAGCTCCGTTAGCTCAGCTGGATAGAGCAACTGCCTTCTAAGCAGTGGGTCTCAGGTTCGAATCCTGAACGGAGCGTTTAAAACAGAGATCTCAATTTAGAGCTCCATCGCCAAGTCTCCAGATATTAATCCCGAACGATTTAGCCTCAATTGCATTAGAAATAGACCTTGTATCAAACAGCCAGGATGGAGACCGCATTATTTTTGAAAGTTTCTCCCAGTCAAGAGTTTTAAACTCTTCCCAATCAGTTAGAACTAAAATCGCATCTGCGCCGTTTGCTGCCAATTCAACCGATTTAGAAAATTCCCATTTACCCTCAAATAAAAGATTTTGTGAATCAATTATTTGTGAGTGACCTAAATCCATTTTTATCTGATCTTGACTTACCCTAGGATCATAAATATGCAAATTGCTTCCTTCTTCTAGTAAATCTCTACAGATATTAATCGCAGGAGATTCTCTAGTATCATTAGTATTTGCTTTAAAGGCAAAGCCAAGCACAGCTATCTTTTTACCAGAAATAGTTCCAAATAGTTTCTCTACAATTATTTTTGAGATTCTTTTTTGTTGCCAGTCATTTAAATTAATAACTGTTTGCCAGTATTTTGCTGCTTGGTAAAGGCCATAATGATTACAAATATATACCAAGTTTAATATATCTTTCTTAAAGCAACTTCCCCCAAATCCTGGGCCTGGTCTGAGAAATTCCAATCCAATTCTTTTATCCATGCCAATAGCAAGAGCTACATCATTAACATCTGCCCCTGTAGACTCACACAATGCAGAAATAGAATTAATAGAACTAATTCGTTGAGCAAGAAATGCATTCGCAGTTAATTTAGAAAGCTCAGAACTCCACAAATCAGTTGTAAGTATTTTTTCTTTATCGACCCAATTTAAATACACATCTATAAGTAAGTTGATTGCATCCTGATCTTCTCCTCCTATCAATACTCTATCTGGATTCTCTAAATCATTTATTGCAGTTCCTTCTGCTAGAAATTCTGGATTAGATAAAATTGAGAATTTCTTATCATTAGATGTGTTAAGGACATGTGCTTCTAAAATATTCTTAATTGTCTGTGCAGTTTTGACAGGCAATGTACTTTTCTCTACTACAATTGTTTTACCAACTGCATATTTTGATATTTGTCTAGCTGATGCTTCAATCCATTTTAAATCGCTTGCCTGGCCTGCTCCTATACCTTTTTTCTTAACAGGTGTATTTACTGATATAAATATCATATCTGCCAATGCAATATTTTCTTCAATTACAGTAGAAAAGTGAAGATTACGACCTCTACAGTTTTTAACGATTTCCGCTAATCCAGGCTCATATATAGGCAAGTTGGAGAAATCAGAATCATTCCAATTGTTAATCCTAGCCTGATTAATATCAACAACATTAACTTGAATTTCTGGACACTTGTCAGCAATAACTGCCATAGTAGGTCCTCCTACATATCCAGCCCCAATACAACAAATATTGTTGATTTTTTCCAACATAATTTATAATTCTCCTTTAAAATAATCAATTGTTAGATTAAGTCCTTGATCAAGATTAATTAGTGGTTCCCAATCAAGCTCCCTCTTTGCAAGGTTTATATCTGGCTTTCGTCTCATGGGGTCGTCCTTAGGGAGAGAAAAGGTAATAAAATCATAAGTGGCGTTTATCTTTTTGCTAATAATTCTGGACAATTCTAAGATTGTGCATTCTTGAGGATTACCAAGGTTAATAGGACCAGAACAGTTGGATAACATTAGTCTAATCAGAGCATCTACTAAATCATCCACATAACAAAAGGATCTTGTTTGTAATCCGTCGCCATAAATTGTGTGAGGCCTCTTTGCTATAGCCTGAGAAATAAAATTACTTATAACTCTTCCATCATTAGGAAGCATTCTCGGACCATAAGTATTGAAAATCCTAGCAACTCGAATTTCTAATTTGTGCTCTCGTAAATAGTCAAAACATAGGGATTCAGCTATGCGTTTACCTTCTGTATAACAACTTCGAATTTGAGTAGGATTTACAGAACCATTATAAGTCTCAGGCTGGGGGTGAATTTCAGGGTCACCATATACCTCACTAGTACTTGCAAAAAGCAATCGAGCTTTTGTCCTTCGAGCCATTCCTAACATGTTATAAGTACCTAAAAAGCTTGTTTTAGCTGTTTTAATAGGATTCTCTTGATAATGTAATGGTGAAGCAGGGCAAGCTAAATGCCATATCCTATCGACGTTAAGCTCAATCGGATTAATTACATCATGATTGATTAGTTGAAAATTAGGGTTATCTATCCAAGTTTTTATATTTTCTAAACTTCCTGTACAGAGATTATCCAAGCAAATTACTTTCTCACCACAATTCATTAGTCTATCGACTAC is a window of Prochlorococcus marinus subsp. marinus str. CCMP1375 DNA encoding:
- a CDS encoding nucleotide sugar dehydrogenase, which gives rise to MLEKINNICCIGAGYVGGPTMAVIADKCPEIQVNVVDINQARINNWNDSDFSNLPIYEPGLAEIVKNCRGRNLHFSTVIEENIALADMIFISVNTPVKKKGIGAGQASDLKWIEASARQISKYAVGKTIVVEKSTLPVKTAQTIKNILEAHVLNTSNDKKFSILSNPEFLAEGTAINDLENPDRVLIGGEDQDAINLLIDVYLNWVDKEKILTTDLWSSELSKLTANAFLAQRISSINSISALCESTGADVNDVALAIGMDKRIGLEFLRPGPGFGGSCFKKDILNLVYICNHYGLYQAAKYWQTVINLNDWQQKRISKIIVEKLFGTISGKKIAVLGFAFKANTNDTRESPAINICRDLLEEGSNLHIYDPRVSQDQIKMDLGHSQIIDSQNLLFEGKWEFSKSVELAANGADAILVLTDWEEFKTLDWEKLSKIMRSPSWLFDTRSISNAIEAKSFGINIWRLGDGALN
- a CDS encoding UDP-glucuronic acid decarboxylase family protein yields the protein MKNLVTGGAGFIGSHVVDRLMNCGEKVICLDNLCTGSLENIKTWIDNPNFQLINHDVINPIELNVDRIWHLACPASPLHYQENPIKTAKTSFLGTYNMLGMARRTKARLLFASTSEVYGDPEIHPQPETYNGSVNPTQIRSCYTEGKRIAESLCFDYLREHKLEIRVARIFNTYGPRMLPNDGRVISNFISQAIAKRPHTIYGDGLQTRSFCYVDDLVDALIRLMLSNCSGPINLGNPQECTILELSRIISKKINATYDFITFSLPKDDPMRRKPDINLAKRELDWEPLINLDQGLNLTIDYFKGEL